A window from Garra rufa chromosome 14, GarRuf1.0, whole genome shotgun sequence encodes these proteins:
- the meis3 gene encoding homeobox protein Meis3, translated as MEKRYEELMQYPGSDVMPVGDYRDAMRSLPPPHYGHTVPDSLKHHRDQIYGHPLFPLLALVFEKCELATCSPRDSTSMSNSAHLPGMTSHSDVCSSESFNDDIAAFAKQIRSEKPIFSSNPELDNLMIQAIQVLRFHLLELEKVHDLCDNFCHRYITCLKGKMPTDLVLEDREGGSKSDMEDFTGSCTNLSEQNQSWLRDPDDCMSTPSGTPSASCGLTSHSAENCSDAGDGLDGSVASPSTGEEDETDRDRRNNKKRGIFPKVATNIMRAWLFQHLSHPYPSEEQKKQLSQDTGLTILQVNNWFINARRRIVQPMIDQSNRSGQSAPYSPEGAALGGYGLDAQSHLGLRTAGLQGMPSLPTDYPGALLPQPGYSHAGPSLHPYPGPHTAMLLHPPPHSHPAEPLIGQGLDIHAH; from the exons ATGGAGAAGAGG TATGAGGAGCTGATGCAGTACCCAGGCTCTGACGTCATGCCTGTGGGAGACTACAGGGACGCCATGAGGTCACTTCCTCCACCTCACTACGGCCATACTGTGCCTGACTCCCTGAAACACCATCGGGACCAGATCTATGG TCATCCTCTGTTTCCACTTCTGGCTCTGGTGTTTGAAAAGTGTGAACTTGCCACCTGCTCACCACGAGACTCCACCTCCATGTCAAACTCCGCCCACCTCCCTGGCATGACCAGTCACAGTGACGTCtgctcctctgaatcattcaatgATGATATCGCAGCCTTTGCCAAACAA attcGATCAGAGAAACCTATCTTTTCATCGAATCCAGAACTGGATAATCTG ATGATCCAGGCCATTCAAGTTCTACGGTTTCATCTATTAGAGCTAGAAAAG GTTCATGACCTCTGTGATAATTTCTGCCATCGGTACATCACCTGTCTAAAAGGCAAGATGCCCACTGATTTGGTGCTGGAGGACCGTGAGGGTGGATCCAAATCTGACATGGAAGATTTCACTGGCTCTTGCACCAATCTGTCAGAACAA AATCAGTCTTGGTTACGAGACCCAGATGACTGTATGTCGACCCCCTCAGGCACCCCCAGTGCCTCCTGTGGCCTCACCTCACACAGCGCAGAAAACTGCAGCGATGCTG GTGACGGGTTGGATGGAAGTGTGGCATCTCCCAGCACGGGAGAGGAAGATGAAACGGATAGAGACAGGCGAAACAACAAGAAAAGAGGAATCTTTCCCAAAGTTGCAACAAACATTATGAGAGCTTGGCTCTTCCAGCACCTGTCg CATCCATATCCGTCTGAGGAACAGAAGAAACAGCTCTCCCAAGACACGGGTCTCACTATACTGCAGGTCAATAACTG GTTTATAAATGCCAGACGCAGAATAGTCCAGCCAATGATTGACCAATCAAATCGCTCAG GCCAGAGTGCTCCGTACAGTCCAGAGGGGGCAGCTCTAGGAGGATATGGGTTAGATGCACAGTCTCATTTAGGTCTTAGGACAGCAG GACTTCAGGGAATGCCATCCCTGCCCACAGATTACCCCGGGGCCCTTTTACCCCAGCCGGGATACTCGCACGCCGGCCCATCTTTGCACCCCTACCCCGGCCCCCACACTGCCATGCTGCTCCATCCACCGCCCCACAGCCACCCCGCTGAACCCCTCATAGGACAAGGCCTTGACATACATGCCCACTAA
- the rinl gene encoding ras and Rab interactor 2, with amino-acid sequence MMMKESTDEFTTSENRENAASTVPNGVSRGETKTLSLLQGLRLCQDAWAPKSPWDSHGAHAALWGRPAGSFLVVQDSSSQDQLLCVSVGDRGEPVKEFPILTTGTAMKEQSQSSFLFSDLTSLVCFFFSFIALRLTASHLAFPDLFQLLHFYTLSRDVLPVSLLVPSWVYTLKNLPDHLVPLLGPKTWLCSSSDPLVSSMIPETQDVTESRETVMCTIQVTAASGAMCFINPLYLQEHGDDWLAYSSASQINLPINLRRDRRLSTTRAWAGRGLKQRSSTLADDSSSSFDSDRGSFEKKPDSPATPGGVVLRRASGASKEDPLKRASVDSVHSPLPQSPHRVSWIEDKIWLNSSLPSSLLQPPGLELDSLSVSSIEEESEPALSPSPSLPSPRFHLADKMKNRLSAVGQALGGLVSPQRRLSKRVQEMAERKGGVFADAVRGFVEQTLANGLSPGVSCTEMLQEVRSSLTALRETLFDCPEIQSITDSFGDTQDFELDAMLELALHKVALKPVYTHLYVCLKTARRDDDTLQRLEANKSTLENRSLEELEGATGAGVPDSSMMEKIQQRWTTMHEAYSPSKKVDTLLKVCKNIYHSMNANAKPGTVFGADDFLPCLTWVLLRSDVATLQVDTDYMMELLDPLQLQGEGGYYLTSLYAALFYISSFRPRLAKRQLSAEAHRSLTQWHRRRTLHCNQSRRSRNRRTIRRHGPTDGSRKTSDEQNLNASTESSSVADIMPATSSVQETLQDLDEELEAVKEEEEGQQIESPEILHLTSSKIENKVRGDGVSWGEDN; translated from the exons AGTTTCTTGGTGGTCCAAGACTCTTCGTCTCAAGACCAGCTTCTGTGTGTGTCTGTAGGGGACAGAGGGGAGCCGGTCAAAGAATTCCCCATCTTAACCACGGGAACAG CTATGAAAGAACAATCTCAGAGCAGTTTTCTTTTT TCTGACTTGACTTCCctcgtctgtttttttttttctttcatagcTCTTCGCCTGACGGCATCACACCTGGCTTTCCCTGATCTCTTTCAACTGCTGCACTTCTACACACTGAGCAG GGATGTTTTGCCTGTCTCTTTATTGGTTCCCTCATGGGTTTACACCCTTAAGAATCTACCAGATCATCTTGTTCCTCTACTTGGTCCAA AGACATGGCTGTGTTCCTCTTCAGATCCGCTGGTTAGCAGTATGATCCCAGAAACACAAGACGTAACAGAATCACGAGAAACAGTCATGTGTACTATACAG GTTACAGCTGCCAGTGGTGCCATGTGCTTTATCAATCCCTTGTACCTTCAAGAGCACGGCGATGATTGGCTTGCTTATTCTTCAGCCAGCCAAATCAATCTTCCTATCAACTTAAGGCGAGACAGGCGGTTAAGCACCACAAGAGCATGGGCAGGGAGAGGACTGAAACAGAGGTCATCTACACTAGCCGATGACAGCTCTAGCAGTTTCGACAGTGACAGAG GATCATTTGAGAAGAAACCAGACTCACCAGCTACCCCAGGTGGAGTTGTCCTTCGAAGAGCGAGTGGTGCCAGCAAAGAAGACCCCCTAAAAAGAGCAAGCGTTGACTCGGTTCATAGCCCTCTCCCTCAGTCACCACATCGTGTGTCATGGATAGAGGACAAGATATGGCTGAACTCATCACTTCCTTCGTCTCTGCTTCAACCACCCGGCTTAGAGCTGGACTCGCTGTCAGTCAGCAGTATAGAGGAGGAGTCTGAACCAGCTTTAAGCCCGTCTCCATCACTACCTTCACCCCGCTTCCACTTGGCAGATAAGATGAAAAACCGTCTCTCTGCTGTGGGTCAGGCTCTAGGTGGACTTGTGTCTCCACAGCGAAGACTGAGTAAACGTGTTCAGGAGATGGCTGAACGGAAGGGTGGGGTTTTTGCAGATGCTGTCAGGGGATTTGTAGAGCAAACTCTTGCAAATGGACTGAGTCCTGGAGTGAGCTGCACCGAGATGCTGCAGGAAGTGCGTTCGTCTCTCACTGCTTTGAGGGAAACTCTATTTGATTGTCCGGAGATCCAAAGCATCACAGACAGCTTCGGAGACACTCAGGATTTTGAGCTGG ATGCTATGCTGGAGCTTGCCTTACATAAAGTAGCTTTGAAGCCAGTTTACACTCACCTTTACGTGTGTCTAAAGACAGCACGCAGGGATGACGACACTCTGCAGCGTTTAGAGGCCAACAAGAGCACCCTGGAGAACCGCAGCCTGGAGGAGCTGGAGGGTGCAACAGGGGCCGGGGTACCTGATTCCAGCATGATGGAAAAGATCCAGCAACGCTGGACTACAATGCATGAGGCCTATTCACCCAGTAAAAAAGTTGACACCCTGCTTAAAGTCTGCAAGAATATCTACCATAGTATGAATGCTAACGCCAAGCCTG gTACGGTTTTTGGGGCAGATGACTTCCTGCCATGCCTGACGTGGGTGTTGCTGCGTAGTGATGTAGCTACACTTCAGGTTGACACTGACTACATGATGGAGCTGCTAGACCCCTTGCAACTACAAGGAGAGG GTGGGTACTACCTTACGTCTCTCTACGCTGCCCTTTTTTACATTAGCAGCTTCCGGCCTCGACTAGCGAAGCGGCAACTTAGTGCAGAAGCCCACAGATCTCTCACCCAATGGCACCGCCGACGCACACTGCACTGCAACCAATCACGCCGCAGCAGAAATCGCAGGACCATCCGGAGACACGGACCAACAGATGGAAGCCGTAAAACATCGGATGAACAGAACTTGAACGCGAGCACAGAGTCCAGCAGTGTGGCTGACATCATGCCAGCCACCTCCAGCGTGCAAGAAACACTCCAGGATTTGGATGAAGAATTAGAGGCGGTAAAGGAAGAAGAGGAGGGACAACAAATAGAGTCACCAGAGATATTGCACCTCACCAGTTCTaaaattgagaataaagtgaGAGGTGATGGAGTAAGCTGGGGAGAAGATAACTAA